Proteins co-encoded in one Arachis hypogaea cultivar Tifrunner chromosome 11, arahy.Tifrunner.gnm2.J5K5, whole genome shotgun sequence genomic window:
- the LOC140176092 gene encoding uncharacterized protein: MYSNNFFKARTILAPTLDIVEEVNNHLMAIILEGQKLYLSSDSICMDEGNMKSQLDLYSPELLNSINCFGLPPHKLILKVGVLVMLLRNIDQSSGLCNGTRLQVRKLENHVIECEVLTGNNVGHIALIPRMNIVPTNETIPVRFQRRQFPIIVSFAMTINKFQGQTLSYIGLYLPKPVFTHSQLYVALSRVKSKRGLKVLLINHVGMSANSTINVVYREVFEKK; this comes from the coding sequence atgtactcaaataatttttttaaagcaaGAACTATACTGGCTCCCACGCTAGACATCGTTGAAGAGGTCAACAACCATCTGATGGCTATCATTCTTGAAGGgcaaaaattatatcttagttCGGATTCTATTTGTATGGATGAAGGAAATATGAAGAGTCAACTAGATCTTTATAGTCCTGAATTACTAAATAGCATAAATTGCTTTGGTTTGCCTCCGCataaattaatactcaaggtTGGTGTTCTGGTGATGTTACTGAGGAATATTGACCAATCCAGTGGTCTTTGTAATGGTACAAGGCTACAAGTTAGGAAGCTTGAAAATCATGTTATAGAATGTGAAGTCTTAACGGGTAACAATGTTGGTCATATTGCTTTGATTCCAAGAATGAATATAGTACCAACAAATGAAACCATCCCAGTTAGATTCCAACGAAGACAGTTTCCCATAATAGTATCGTTTGCCATGACAATTAATAAGTTTCAGGGACAAACTTTATCTTATATTGGATTGTACTTGCCCAAACCAGTTTTTACACATAGCCAACTATATGTGGCactttcaagagttaagagtaagagaggttTAAAAGTTTTACTTATAAATCACGTAGGAATGTCTGCAAATTCAACCATCAATGTTGTTTATAGAGaagtatttgaaaaaaaatag
- the LOC112721242 gene encoding uncharacterized protein, which translates to MPDKYNSLAKSFHCARDRYQQENCTNIKFKLISKRTTDGRTYNLPSASEVAALIVGDGEQLSKDRDIIIESQSRKLQRIDVFHPSYLVLQYPLLFPYGEDGFCLGIVTSDSISAKPTKKNKTITLQQFFAFRLQKRTGESPLILRSKRLFQQFLVDAYTIVESERYAGYPSYFITMTCNPEWDEIKREVTPIGLKAEDRPDILCQVFKIKLDDICTVEFQKRGLPHAHILLFMSNEFNPQTLDHIDKHITAEISNENERPNLHGAVQNYMVHGPCGPYNKNSPCMKNGSCSKFYPKEFRQRTLIDEARFPKYRRTDNGRTVKKRECVLDNKFIVPYNPEFLLKFGCHINVEYTCQTSSVKYRFKYVHKGNDHVTTTLYNAGDPLEATQVVDEIRNYYDCRYIPACEAVWRLFGYEIQEKELFVIRLPFHLEDEQPVVYGETSNVNDIVEREISHKSMFLGWMEANMSYPYARSLTYAEFPTKFV; encoded by the exons ATGCCAGACAAATATAATAGTTTGGCAAAGAGTTTTCACTGTGCAAGAGATAGGTACCAACAGGAAAATTGCACAAACATAAAGTTTAAGTTGATTagtaaaaggactacagatggcaggacatacaacttgccatctgCATCTGAAGTGGCTGCATTGATTGTTGGCGATGGCGAACAACttagtaaagatagagatattatTATAGAGAGTCAATCTAGAAAGCTCCAACGGATTGATGTTTTTCACCCATCTTATTTAGTCTTGCAATATCCATTGTTGTTTCCATATGGGGAGGATGGATTTTGTTTGGGTATTGTAACATCAGATTCTATCTCCGCTAAGcctacaaagaaaaacaaaacaatcaCTTTGCAACAATTCTTTGCTTTTCGACTACAGAAAAGGACGGGTGAATCTCCGTTAATTCTGAGATCAAAGAGACTATTCCAACAGTTTCTGGTAGATGCCTACACAATAGTGGAATCAGAGAG ATATGCAGGATATCCTAGCTATTTTATCACCATGACCTGTAACCCTGAATGGGATGAGATAAAAAGAGAAGTGACTCCCATTGGATTGAAGGCAGAAGACCGTCCTGATATATTGTGTCAAGTTTTTAAGATCAAGCTTGATG atATTTGCACTGTAGAATTTCAAAAGAGAGGGCTTCCGCATGCACATATCCTTTTATTCATGAGTAATGAGTTCAACCCACAAACACTAGAtcacatagacaaacatataacaGCTGAGATTTCTAATGAAAATGAAAGGCCAAATCTACATGGAGCTGTTCAAAATTACATGGTACATGGTCCATGTGGTCCGTACAACAAGAATTCACCTTGCATGAAGAATGGATCATGTTCAAAGTTCTATCCTAAAGAGTTTAGACAGCGAACACTCATTGATGAGGCCAGATTTCCCAAATATAGGCGTACTGATAACGGTCGAACAGTGAAGAAAAGGGAATGTGTACTAGACAATAAGTTCATTGTTCCGTATAATCCAGAATTTTTGCTCAAGTTTGGGTGCCACATAAATGTGGAATACACATGCCAAACAAGTTCTGTTAAGTATCGGTTTAAGTATGTACACAAGGGTAATGACCACGTAACAACTACTCTATACAATGCTGGTGATCCGTTAGAAGCCACACAAGTTGTTGACGAAATTAGGAATTACTACGATTGTAGGTACATTCCGGCATGTGAGGCAGTCTGGCGTCTATTTGGATAcgaaatccaagagaaagaacTATTTGTGATTAGACTTCCATTCCATTTGGAGGATGAGCAACCTGTGGTTTATGGTGAAACTTCTAATGTGAATGATATCGTCGAAAGAGAAATATCTCATAAGTCCATGTTTTTGGGATGGATGGAGGCGAACATGTCATATCCCTATGCTCGAAGTCTGACTTATGCTGAGTTTCCAACCAAGTTTGTTTGA
- the LOC112720673 gene encoding uncharacterized protein, with translation MASASLSSSCMPNTLPFQGWKTRTPHCLFGWKKKSADDDKPQIKYHDIDLTFPISLVASTFLNGKELKCCYRATIDGFSATNFHECCDFKGPCVIIGYTNKSFKFGGFNPEGYRSTDDYYDTFDPFLFYWADNNNNGPDVEPIILPKIGGSGAALFDYARGGPQFGADGLLIGPPLAPVMGGFAGPDTNSGVGDLRQAKSRLGLSYAKRKDGKDSLFGDESRAIIQEVQVFCNPKIASLY, from the exons ATGGCATcagcatcattatcatcatcttgtATGCCAAACACTCTGCCATTCCAAGGGTGGAAAACAAGAACTCCCCATTGCTTATTCGGTTGGAAGAAGAAGAGCGCTGATGATGACAAACCTCAAATTAAATATCATGATATTGATCTCACTTTTCCAATTTCTTTGGTAGCTAGTACATTCCTCAACG GGAAGGAACTGAAATGCTGCTATAGGGCAACAATTGACGGATTTAGTGCAACAAATTTCCATGAGTGCTGTGATTTCAAGGGACCCTGTGTCATAATTGGCTACACAAACAAGTCCTTCAAGTTTGGTGGATTCAACCCTGAGGGCTATAGAAGCACAGATGACTACTATGACACCTTTGATCCCTTCTTGTTCTATTGGgccgacaacaacaacaatgggcCTGATGTTGAGCCCATTATCTTACCTAAAATTGGTGGAAGTGGTGCAGCCCTATTTGATTACGCTCGTGGAGGGCCGCAATTTGGGGCCGATGGACTCCTAATTGGGCCTCCACTGGCACCAGTTATGGGGGGCTTTGCTGGGCCTGATACCAATTCAGGGGTTGGTGATTTGAGGCAAGCTAAGTCAAGATTGGGATTGTCTTATGCAAAGAGGAAAGATGGGAAGGATTCTCTTTTTGGTGATGAGTCCAGGGCTATCATTCAAGAAGTGCAAGTTTTTTGCAATCCCAAAATTGCAAGCCTATACTAA